ATCAGGATTAATCATGCCATAACCAACGCTTTGTATCTAATATCTATAATGTCTTTTATTTTCATTCTTGGAAAATCGATGTTGAAAAATAGGAACCTCATGAAAACTAATAACATTTAAGAAAATGAGATTTAGCAGAGAACGACATATAGAAAATAATATTTAGTAGATATATTTAGTCTTCATAACATAAGAACCTCATTAAGTGTTTGATTGGTAGAAGCTATAGATTTAATTACTTTGCTTTAGAATATAAAATGTAAGTCTTTCTATTGTAGCTATATAATCTATTGATATAGATTTATATCAATAACTTTCAAATAACTTTGCTCAAAAAAACTTTCAAATAACTAAATATAAAATTTAAGAAAAAAATTGATTTTCAAAACCAATATAATTTTTAATTTAACTTTTGAGTTGTATCTTTAAATTATTTTCTTAGAGCATGGTTAAATTAAAGTAGATGTGGAAAAAAAAGTGTGGAAATCATTCAGAGTAGTACTTACCAATCACCTTCGAAAACTATAGTATTTTTCTCAACAGTTCTGAAATTTCAGAAAAAATAAGAAATTAATTGTTTACTTTATATCGAGGTATCTACAAAACATATTTATTATATCCAACATTTTTAAAATTCGAAGAAAATTTTCAACAACCCCACTTTATTTTTCATGTATACTACTTCTAGAAAGATTAGTTTTCTTGGTAAAAGCTTAAACACTTAACCACTAATTATACAATACGAATCAGCAATATAGAACGAACAGAGGAGTTAGGAAACCAAAATTTTAAATGATTAAATTTTTAACCTATTTTTTACTATGGCAATGTTTTAAATAATGTATTTTATCATTATTTACGTTTTGCATTCTAATAAGTTATAATTATTTTAGTAATGTATATTTATCATAGTTCCAATATATACTATATATTTATATAAGAACAAAATATTTTAAAAATAAAACAAAAATTATGAAAATAAACCCGGGCGTAGCCCGGAAAAAGCTCTAGTTGATTTAATTAGGCAAAAATCAAATTAGATACTTCTCTGAAAATCACTATATTAAACCAAACTTCTACTTCTGTCGGAATGGACCCCTAACGTCTTGAGAGTTCAATTATAATGGGGCATTTGTCAAAAGCCTTTCTGTAACACGGTAGTGACGGCCTTGCTTGTTATTTCAAGAATAAGATTCATATGAGAACATACAATGAGAATGTTTTGTACTTGTCAAGTTGGGCATTAGCGCATTGTGCATAGTTTTTTTAAAATACTTATAAAGGACAAGAACAATATTTGGTGAATTGGCGTTGCTCTTGAATTGCAACATCATATGGTGTGAAAAATAAAAATAAAAGTTATGAAGACACAACATGGTTGAATTTTATATTGGAGCAACCTGTCATATGAATATGAATTAGACATGAAACAAACATTCACAAGTCTAGTAAAAAGAGATATTGCATACACACGTTCCCAGGATTAAACTAAATCTACATTCCGTGACACACCCTTCCTTGATTCTTGGTCGGATCCATTGATACTCTCTTTCCTTCTGAACGATCTATGACTGAATATCCTAGAAAATATCTTAACCGGACCAGGCGCTTCTCTTATAGTTTCTGAACCGTCACGGTCCTGGACCTCCAAATCATCCGATAGTTTCTTCACTAATTCCACAAAATGTCTACGGTATGTTGGATACCTTGACACCGTTTTCGTCAGCCCTTGAATCCTAACAAACACACACAAAAAAAGTTCAAAAATAGAAACTTTAGCCTCTCTTTATATATAAATATAGAAACTTTTAGACATTACCTGCGAGCAAAGGCGTCAAGCTCAGCTCTTTTACGCTCGGTGAGAAGAGGAGAAGATGAATCAGCATACGAGTTCTTTAGCCTCTCTGAGTCTCCATACAGCAACACCAACCTTCCGAGATACTCTTCCTCTTCATCAGTTAAGTTCGTAGCTTTCATCTGCTCCTTAAGTATCAGAAACGGATTCAGAAACCAATCAAAGAAAGCGTCTTTCGGTCTGTTCTTGGTAGTTAGTTCAGTTACACCGTCACCTAACACATAAACATTGCGTCATTAGTTCAATCCTCGTTGATGATTCAAGAAAACAAAGAAAAGGTTGAGACTTTACTGAGCAACAAGCCAGAAGTATTTGCTTTGACAGAGCGTAGAATCTCATAAAGAAATCCATAAGCTGGTAAGCCAACGCTGATGACTTGGCTGCCATTACTAGACCTCGCGTCTTCGATATCTTTTGAGTTTATCAGTCCTTTACTCGCCAAAACGTCTCCAAACTTCCTACACTCCACAAAGAGACCATCCAAAAGCTGCAAGGTTTCAACACTCGTCAAAACTCAAAAAGTCTCTATTTTGCTATTTGGGTTTTTGATATAATAAGTGTGTGCTTACGTCAAGAGGCTTCACATCAATCATAGGGACTCTCACTGACCCTACTCTTGTTGAAGACATGTTCTTGATAGAGCCTTGTCTTGGTATAGGACCTGAAAAAGGTGTTGGTTCGGCTTCGTTTTTTCGATACTTTGGCCTTGGGAAGCAAGATCCTTCATTCATGTCAAGTATATCAGTGCTATACTCGTCGTAAATGGACACAGAGGCGACCACAAAGCATAGTCCATAGTAAAAAGATGATTCTTGGTATGAGACTACTCCTGCATAAGCACCGAGGAAGATGCTAGAGACCGCTGAACCAAGAACTGCTCCAGCGACAGCCAAAGGCCAAAGCAAGATCGCTAGGCCTGCTATGGGGACACACATTGTCTCCAAGAATGGACCTTCCCGTCCAATGAGGTCGTGAAACAGACGGTGCCAGCCTTTGAAGAGCATGTAAGGGCTTTTGCATAAGGCTACTAGTGAGATCAAAGGGAAAGCAACAAGAATCCCGAGAGCTGAAGTTATCAAAGCCCCTGGAAGTTGAAGTAGCCTGGAAATAAAAATGCAGATATAAAAGTAAAGCCCATTTTACCGGAAGCGAAAAAATACGCACTGGAACCCGACCAGAAAATAACCTACCCAAAAAAACCGAACTGAAAATTTACCAGTACCCAAATAAATCCAAAATTCCTCTAATGAATGAATCGGAACCGAAAAGAGCTGACACGAATAAACCCAAACTCGAAAAGAACCGATCCGAGTAGACCCGAACCGATAAGAACCGATTCATCCCTACCTAAAAACAAAATTTTTATATATTTCAATTTGTTTGCAATCTTTGTTATTACTTTTGTGAAATTTGTAAGTAATATAAAATCTTAAATGTTAAATTTAGAGTTTAAAAATTGGTAATTTCAATTATTAGTAGCTTTTTTTTTAATTTTATATAAAATGATAGATCTCAAACTAAATTTTGATGAAGTTTGGGTACTTTAAAACTTTTCCTGGTTTTCAATACTCGAACTCACTATAAACTCCGAAAATTATAAGTACTTTACATATATTTTAATTATAGACCCGAACTGATCCAAATCTGCGTACATAGTTAGTTCCAGATGTCTAAGGCTTGATCCAAAAGAAACCGACCTGAATCCGAAAACCGAATGACCAGGCCTAGTAAGCTCTATTGAAAGATACGTCAGAACTCAAGAACGAGCATAAACATATACCTTATCTCATGATAGTTCTGATCCGGACTACATTTTCTAATCTCATCCATAAATGAGAAGTAGGAGTGAAAGCACACGTCTTTAAAGTCACGGACAACAATGAAGCTGCGCTTGACGGTGCTCCAAGTTCCATCATAAAAGCAATGAAGAAGCGGGGAAGGCTTGCCCTCGCCAACGGCATCAAAGGTGGCGAAGATTGGTGAGAGAGAACCATATAAAGCTCCTCCAAGAACACTTGCTAAGACACCAAGAATTGGCCAAAGAATGATGGCGGCAGGTAGACATAGGCATATAAAGAGCTTCAAGATCGGTCCTAATTGTTTGGCACTGAGAAGAAACAAACAAGGAGAGTCTTTAACGCCTAGAGAGACAAAAAAAGACAATGGAATGTTTTCAGGAGAGGAGTTGGTTACCTCACTATTGAATAGAATGTCCAAACGATGTGGATGGGCAAAAGAGTTAGTATGACCACAGAGTTGCCTATAGTCACAACGAGGCATACCAGTGGACACAGAAGGATACCTAAACAACAAAGAAAGCATTGTTACACTATAATGAATTTGATAAGTGCAAATGAGCCTAAACAGAATCAAAATGCTTGGCTTCTTAAACTTTCAGACACTCAAATTAGCTCTATAGTTTACAGTATGAAGAACAATCACTAAAGTCAACATCCATGTAATGAAAGTCAACGTGAGTTAAAACCACATTGTCTGAACAAACTGAAAACTAGGCTTAAAGGGGTAGAGATCCATTGAAAGTTCAGACCGAAGAATGAAGAGATAAAGTGTGAAACATGGAAACAATGTTTAAAAAAAAAAAAAAAAACTCTAAAGGTCATACCTTTGATGACACCCAGAAACAGCAATGCAGTGAAATAAGGAAGGAACACTAAGAAATGCACGAAAGAAGCAATACATCCCTTTGGAGGCTCCATTTGATTTTTGAATCTTTCGACTAAACCCCACGAGTTTAACACAAACCCATCTCTCAAGAACCAGTCAACGCCTTCCTAAGAGCTTCAACGCTATTTTTGGTATTGATTTTGGAGTCCTGTAGGCTGTAAGCAGAGACAATGAGTCCATTGAGCTTAAAAATAAGTAAACAAAGAGCTGGACAGAACAAAAACAGAGTAAAAACGAGTACTTTCTTCATCTTTATGTAAACATCTCACGTGGGCAGTGATTTGCGATTAAGAAATCCTTGCTCTTCTCGAAACAAGATTTTTAAAAAATTTAAAATTAAACACGAGAACCAAAGAAACTGACCTTTTTATCCGAAGAAGAAGAAGAAGAAGCAAAGAGGGATGCTTTCGACTTATCTGCTGCTAATAATTTGTTTTTGTGGATGGCTTGAGCTTAACGCATTAGAAAATATCTGAACTTACAGATAACGAGGCATATAGAGAACAAACGAAGTAACATCAAAGGAGACTCCATGAAAATGCCCAATTTTGCAGTTAAAAATAGCTTTTATTTATTTATATTAACGGTGGTGACGGCTCCTTTTGTTGCAGGGGTGGACAAAAAAATCGAACCGAGTCAAACCGAACCAACCGAACCGAAACCGATTCAAACCGAACCAAAGTCTATTTCAAACCATTCGGTTGAATATTTTCCCAACCCGAATGGTTCGGTTTAAACCGAACCGAACCAAGAAACCGATGTGTTTTTGTAATTATTTAAATTAAAAATATTAGTAATACCAATATACTAAAATTATAATACTAAACAACACATTTTCTATTTTTTATTCATTAACATATATTCTTCTAACCTAATATGTAATCATCAAAATATTTGATTTAAAATATATCATTCATTGTAGGTTTTTTTAATTTTAATGATACAAGAGATATTACTAATGATGTTGTTTTCTTTTACTTTAGTTAACTTTCATTTGTTTTAATTCTTATATATTCTTTTGTGACCTTTTAAAAGTTTTTGTTTTAATTTTATATTAAATTTTATTCACATAGTTTATGTTTACATGATTTATGTTGTAAAACATAATTTTTGTTAGAGGACAAACGAAGTAACATCAAAGGAGACTCCATGAAAATGCCAATTTTGCAGTTAAAATAGCTTTTATTACTTTCCAGGTAAATTTGTATTGGTTGTAGTGGCGGCTACTTTTGTTGTCGGAATGGAATTTTTTAGGTTTTTTTTTCTGAAATGACATAATTTTCTGGCAATATTGGCAAATAAGTAACAATAATTTTCTGACATAATTAAAAAGGGTTGAAACTTTGAAGGAAAGAAGGCAACTTTTTTTTTTTGTAACACAGAAGGCACAACTATAGATCCATTGACAGGTACTCTTTCTATTTCTGAATAAGTGTAGACATTTTTCACACAGATTAAGATTAAAAAAGTTGTTGAAATATATATAAGTTTTTATTAATCACACATTTCTGACAAATAATATTTGAGATAAATAAAATTATTTATAAAATCAACGCCGTTTACAATTAATTTTCAGGTGAAATTAAATATAATTTGCATTGGAATTGTAAAGTTACATTTTTTATATAACAAAAAAATGGTTAGAATGACACTTATTATGAAACAGTGGGAGTATTAATTATGCAGATGGAAACTAGCATTGAAATTTTGAAGAAAAAAAAGCACAACTATAGATCCATTTATAAGTATTTTGCAAATAAATGTCACGTTAAAATGTTTTTAAAATATAGTAGTACATTGTAAAAAATTAATAGACTAAATGGTAAAAATAGTCGAAGATAATTGACATAAAAATGTATTACTCTTTTTAATAATCATTTTCTTTATAAATCAGATCATGATTAACATAAAAAGATATCTCCCAATGTAAGTAGATCAGGGATGATTTATGTTAAAGCAAAACAACTGGTTTGTTTAAATATAACTGGCATTCTAGTGTTAAGCGAATCGGCAGTTTAATGATTCTACACTTGTTAATTCTTTCTTTGGGACCAGAATAGATTCGTTTTGTTGTACGATTCGTCTTTTTGTGATTTTGTAGTGATCTAGAACGAGGGAATAAACAGTATTTTATACAGTAAATCAGTAATACCTAATTGCATATTATTTGAAGTGCTTCTAATGGTAGAAACGTGTATTCTTGTTCACTGATACCTGTGTTTTGTGTTGTCCAGCCAGGGCCGGTCGGTCCTGGATCATGTTAGGTGAAACATTCGCAACAGATTTTAAAGTTTTTGAAAATAATTACATATAAATAGGCTTCAAAAAACTTTTAGACCCTCAAATTTGTAAAAAAAAAAATTTTACATAGATCCAAGCGCAGGTCTATGTCCAGCAAAACTCTGCTGTGAGATCTATTCTCTCGTCATCATCCACCATGCACAGTTCACGGTTTTAAACCTTTTTAAAAAAAAAAAATTTGCCAAACAAAAACATTGATACTTCCACTAGAAAATGATTCGAGTATTCCCTTTTAATTATTGAAAACGATTTTATGCTAATTTAAAACATTGATTTAAAACATTGATACATCAAACCTCGTGTTATATTTGAAAACTGTAGCGTCAAGAAGATGAAGATCCCTAATATGCATCGCTTTATCAAAGGCTTTGTATTAGGGCCCAGATTGAGTTCAAGGTTTATTATATTACGAGTCCTCCGAGTCTGTCTATTTAGGGTGGATTTACATCCTCGCTCAAAGCCTATTAAACAATTAATTAAGCTCACTTCATTAGAAAACCCTATAATTTTCATTGTATAAACAAAATGACACATCTCTTTAGCAAAAAATCTTTTTTTTTTCCATTTAGACCTAGAACACTTCTTACAAAGAGTTTATAGATTCATATATTTACTTTACACTTGTAATCATACTTGTAATACAATCTTTGATCAATAAACTCTTTTTGATGTTCATTTTCTATTTGATTTCTATGTTGATTTCTCTTAAATCTCAAGAATCTAAGAAATCTAATTCTTAAATTCTTCATTGTAAGAATCTAACAAACACACCGTTTTTGGTTCAAACAGTTGGCGTTAGAAGGAAGAGACCAAAGAGAACTATCTTCAAACCATATCAAATTTGGAAAAACCCGAGATCTAGGGTAAAAAAACGAAGCAACAATGTCGTCTTGTTTCTTACGGTTGATACTCGTCAGTCTACCGAGCAAGAGAGATTCACCATAACAGGTGGACTTTGGTTTCATCGGCTTTGTTCATCACAAAAGAGGAGAAGCTGTTCGAGACTGATGTTAAGAGTTTTCAAGGCTCCTAAGACAAATGTTGTAGTATAAATGATTGTCGAACCAGTTCTGAGAGATATGAAAGCACCGAGAATGCAAGTAATCACTTAATCTAAGTGCAACCAATGGTTTTTAAAAGGGTTTTTAAACTATAANNNNNNNNNNNNNNNNNNNNNNNNNNNNNNNNNNNNNNNNNNNNNNNNNNNNNNNNNNNNNNNNNNNNNNNNNNNNNNNNNNNNNNNNNNNNNNNNNNNNNNNNNNNNNNNNNNNNNNNNNNNNNNNNNNNNNNNNNNNNNNNNNNNNNNNNNNNNNNNNNNNNNNNNNNNNNNNNNNNNNNNNNNNNNNNNNNNNNNNNNNNNNNNNNNNNNNNNNNNNNNNNNNNNNNNNNNNNNNNNNNNNNNNNNNNNNNNNNNNNNNNNNNNNNNNNNNNNNNNNNNNNNNNNNNNNNNNNNNNNNNNNNNNNNNNNNNNNNNNNNNNNNNNNNNNNNNNNNNNNNNNNNNNNNNNNNNNNNNNNTGCCTAAGGATCAACAACTGAGTGGCCAACTCAGAAGATGCATTATGTTCACTCTGTTAGCAAGGAAATATGAATGATCTACACTAAAACATCTTAGCTCCAACCTAATCACCCTTAATCTCCCTAACCCATGAATTCAGAGGGTGATTACTCACTAATCTCCATGATTCCTCTTAAACCCATGTTGGATTTCAGATTAATCATGTAGAGAAACACAGAAAATAGATATAAGAACACATNNNNNNNNNNNNNNNNNNNNNNNNNNNNNNNNNNNNNNNNNNNNNNNNNNNNNNNNNNNNNNNNNNNNNNNNNNNNNNNNNNNNNNNNNNNNNNNNNNNNNNNNNNNNNNNNNNNNNNNNNNNNNNNNNNNNNNNNNNNNNNNNNNNNNNNNNNNNNNNNNNNNNNNNNNNNNNNNNNNNNNNNNNNNNNNNNNNNNNNNNNNNNNNNNNNNNNNNNNNNNNNNNNNNNNTCGCTGCGAGAGGTCACTCCGGACTCGTTCTCGCGTCTCCGAGTGATGAAAATGCGAGCGACTCCTCCCTGTCGCTCTGGTAAGGTCGCTCCGATAGGGAGATCAGAGCGACTTGATGGTGTCGCTCCTGACTGGTCGCTCCCATGCGCTTCGGGTGATCAAAACGCGAGCGACTCTTCCCTGTCGCTCTAGTAAGGTCGCTCTGATAGGGAGATCAGAGCGACTTGATGGTGTCGCTCCGGACTGGTCGCTCCGGCAAGGTGCTCCCCCAATGATCACTTTAAACACTTCTTTTGAACTCCAATTGCACCCAAATGTCTCCAAGAACTCCATGTGGTACTCCAATACCTGATAAGGACTCATGTATGCAAAATGCAACCTAAACATGGCTAAATCCTAATCTATATGATCAAAATGCACATGGGTGAATGGATAAAACAATAGAAATATGAAAGATATCAGAGACTCACGTTCTCGGCTTTGATAACGCGACAGTTCTTTTGCGATGTAGCCAAATCAACGAACTTGAAATCGGCGTTCTTGGGTTGATATCGGCAGTTTGGGCATATCATCCTCAGAAGATTCGATCCTGGCAGAAGCAGTTCATCTAGCACTTGGTGAAGCTAAAGGAT
This genomic interval from Brassica oleracea var. oleracea cultivar TO1000 chromosome C2, BOL, whole genome shotgun sequence contains the following:
- the LOC106327816 gene encoding uncharacterized membrane protein At3g27390-like, whose protein sequence is MEPPKGCIASFVHFLVFLPYFTALLFLGVIKGILLCPLVCLVVTIGNSVVILTLLPIHIVWTFYSIVSAKQLGPILKLFICLCLPAAIILWPILGVLASVLGGALYGSLSPIFATFDAVGEGKPSPLLHCFYDGTWSTVKRSFIVVRDFKDVCFHSYFSFMDEIRKCSPDQNYHEIRLLQLPGALITSALGILVAFPLISLVALCKSPYMLFKGWHRLFHDLIGREGPFLETMCVPIAGLAILLWPLAVAGAVLGSAVSSIFLGAYAGVVSYQESSFYYGLCFVVASVSIYDEYSTDILDMNEGSCFPRPKYRKNEAEPTPFSGPIPRQGSIKNMSSTRVGSVRVPMIDVKPLDLLDGLFVECRKFGDVLASKGLINSKDIEDARSSNGSQVISVGLPAYGFLYEILRSVKANTSGLLLSDGVTELTTKNRPKDAFFDWFLNPFLILKEQMKATNLTDEEEEYLGRLVLLYGDSERLKNSYADSSSPLLTERKRAELDAFARRIQGLTKTVSRYPTYRRHFVELVKKLSDDLEVQDRDGSETIREAPGPVKIFSRIFSHRSFRRKESINGSDQESRKGVSRNVDLV